The following are encoded together in the Methylorubrum sp. B1-46 genome:
- a CDS encoding heparan-alpha-glucosaminide N-acetyltransferase, with product MSASPSSTPLRPSRRIDAVDLARGTALAAMAAYHGLWDLGFLQLTPQNYALTPPGRLAAHGIAGAFLLLVGVGLVLANGDGVRWRSFALRLARIGGAALLITAATRIAFPQSYIFFGILHCIAVSSLLGLPFVFLPASVAALTALGVMLAPHVVAHPLLDAPEFYFLGLGQGLPDSNDWVPLFPWFGLVLAGIALARLLRPMLADSALARWRARNPVARGAAFAGRHSLAVYLAHQPVLLALLTGLVTLTGPHPKAGLASFRKDYVAHCTRTGGEAGACRIAARCTADALRREGLWGSGKPYSVEERAEAQGLSQRCYEAAEGTAAPP from the coding sequence ATGTCTGCCTCCCCCTCGTCCACGCCGCTCCGCCCGAGCCGGCGGATCGATGCCGTCGATCTGGCCCGCGGCACGGCGCTTGCGGCAATGGCGGCCTATCATGGGCTGTGGGACCTCGGCTTCCTGCAACTCACGCCGCAAAACTACGCGCTGACACCACCGGGGCGGCTGGCGGCCCACGGCATCGCCGGCGCGTTCCTGCTGCTGGTCGGTGTCGGTCTCGTGCTCGCCAACGGCGACGGCGTGCGCTGGCGGTCCTTCGCCCTGCGCCTCGCCCGCATCGGCGGCGCGGCGCTCCTCATCACGGCGGCAACGCGGATCGCCTTTCCGCAGAGCTACATCTTCTTCGGCATCCTGCACTGCATCGCCGTCTCCAGCCTGCTGGGACTGCCGTTCGTGTTCCTGCCGGCCTCGGTCGCGGCGCTCACCGCCCTCGGGGTGATGCTGGCCCCGCACGTCGTGGCCCATCCCCTGCTCGACGCGCCGGAATTCTATTTTCTGGGTCTCGGTCAGGGACTGCCGGACAGCAACGACTGGGTGCCGCTGTTTCCCTGGTTCGGGCTGGTGCTGGCCGGGATCGCGCTCGCCCGACTGCTTCGGCCGATGCTGGCCGACTCGGCGCTCGCCCGTTGGCGGGCTCGCAATCCGGTGGCCCGCGGGGCGGCCTTCGCCGGACGGCACAGCCTTGCGGTCTACCTCGCCCACCAGCCGGTGCTGCTCGCCCTGCTGACCGGCCTCGTGACGCTGACCGGCCCGCATCCGAAGGCCGGGCTCGCGAGCTTCCGCAAGGATTACGTCGCGCACTGCACCCGCACCGGCGGCGAGGCGGGAGCCTGCCGGATCGCCGCCCGCTGCACCGCCGACGCCCTACGCCGGGAGGGGCTCTGGGGCTCCGGCAAACCGTATTCGGTTGAGGAGCGGGCCGAGGCGCAGGGCCTCTCGCAGCGCTGCTACGAGGCCGCGGAAGGCACCGCAGCCCCGCCGTGA
- a CDS encoding cold-shock protein — protein sequence MRHRATERESEEERPPELVEIAGRIKWFDVSKGFGFIVPDDGSADVLLHITCLRRDGHQAASEGARIVVEAVKRARGWQTFRVISLDQSTALHPSELPMARTHEVVTPTSGLEVAVVKWFNRLRGFGFLSRGDGTPDIFVHMETLRRYGIAELKPGEQVLVRYGDGSKGAMAAEVRLADGALPASH from the coding sequence ATGCGGCACCGCGCGACGGAGCGGGAGAGCGAGGAGGAGCGTCCGCCCGAACTCGTGGAGATCGCCGGGCGCATCAAGTGGTTCGACGTCTCGAAGGGGTTCGGCTTCATCGTGCCGGACGACGGCTCGGCGGACGTGCTGCTGCACATCACCTGCCTGCGTCGGGATGGCCACCAGGCCGCCAGCGAGGGTGCGCGGATCGTGGTCGAGGCGGTCAAGCGTGCCCGCGGCTGGCAGACCTTCCGGGTGATCTCGCTCGATCAATCGACCGCGCTCCACCCCTCCGAGCTGCCGATGGCGCGCACGCACGAGGTCGTCACGCCCACGAGCGGCTTGGAGGTCGCGGTGGTGAAGTGGTTCAACCGCCTGCGCGGCTTCGGCTTCCTCAGCCGCGGCGACGGCACGCCGGACATCTTCGTCCACATGGAGACCCTGCGCCGCTACGGCATCGCCGAGCTGAAGCCCGGCGAGCAGGTGCTGGTTCGCTACGGCGACGGCTCGAAGGGTGCTATGGCGGCGGAAGTCCGCCTCGCCGATGGGGCGCTTCCGGCCTCCCATTGA
- a CDS encoding DUF192 domain-containing protein — MTVIRVPVFRSASKLLLAACLAALAAATQPLPARAQDAAPAAQAATEPLAIVAKNGRHAFQVEVMRTDAQRAKGLMYRRSMPADHGMLFDFERPAPATMWMKNTYLSLDMVFIRSDGSIARIAADTEPLSTKVISSGEPVLAVLELNAGTAAKLGIRAGDRVEHPMFKR, encoded by the coding sequence TTGACGGTGATCCGCGTGCCCGTGTTCCGATCCGCGTCCAAGCTCCTCCTCGCCGCCTGTCTTGCCGCGCTGGCGGCGGCGACTCAGCCGCTGCCGGCCCGCGCCCAGGACGCGGCACCCGCGGCCCAGGCTGCGACCGAGCCGCTCGCCATCGTCGCCAAGAACGGCCGCCACGCCTTCCAGGTCGAGGTGATGCGCACCGACGCGCAGCGCGCCAAGGGGCTGATGTATCGCCGTTCCATGCCCGCCGACCACGGCATGCTGTTCGACTTCGAGCGGCCGGCGCCAGCCACCATGTGGATGAAGAACACCTACCTTTCCCTCGACATGGTGTTCATCCGCTCCGACGGCTCGATCGCCCGCATCGCCGCCGACACCGAGCCGCTCTCGACCAAGGTGATCTCCTCGGGTGAGCCGGTTCTGGCAGTGCTCGAACTCAATGCCGGCACCGCCGCCAAGCTCGGCATCCGCGCCGGCGACCGGGTCGAGCACCCGATGTTCAAGCGCTGA
- a CDS encoding magnesium chelatase subunit D, with translation MAPESDDPAGVWDDALRAAALFAADPHGLGGIVLRARAGPVRDLWLDHLRDLFAGPIRRMPPGIADDRLIGGLDLPATLRAGRPVIQCGLLAEADGGLVLVPMAERLERGTVARLAGALDTGRLTLERDGLAARLPARFGLVLLDEGQDSEGNEDETVAAALADRLAFRIDLSGVSLREARATASPRAKGPKPREPQALTPPGQAPDDPVATLCAVAEAFGVASLRAPLLALRAARQIAAAACRGELGEADLIEAARFVLAPRATRLPAPPQPDAEAADPPPPEPHPPRDAQPEPDDATERNESMAQTLDETVLEAVRAALPKNLLAQLLAGGPPLRATAAGRMGAASASPLLGRPVGSRPGDPRRGRLDLIATLRAAAPWQRLRHAGDNAGRIVVTPEDFRIRRLKRRSETTTIFCVDASGSAALERLAEAKGAVELLLAEAYVRRDRIALVAFRGTGAETVLPPTRSLVRAKRALAGLPGGGGTPLAAGLDAAATLALGIRRGGGSPVIVLLTDGRANVARSGLGGRALAGEEALGAARLLRTQGLPILVIDTGARPDGARRLAEVAQARYCPLPHADAGSVSAAVRAATA, from the coding sequence ATGGCCCCGGAGTCCGACGATCCGGCCGGGGTCTGGGACGACGCGCTGCGCGCCGCCGCCCTGTTCGCCGCCGATCCGCACGGTCTCGGCGGGATCGTGCTGCGCGCCCGCGCAGGGCCGGTGCGCGATCTCTGGCTCGACCATCTGCGCGATCTTTTCGCCGGGCCGATCCGCCGGATGCCGCCGGGCATCGCCGACGACCGGCTGATTGGCGGCCTCGACCTACCCGCGACCCTGCGCGCCGGCCGCCCGGTGATTCAGTGCGGGCTTCTGGCCGAGGCTGATGGCGGGCTCGTGCTGGTGCCGATGGCCGAGCGGCTGGAGCGCGGCACCGTCGCCCGTCTCGCGGGCGCCCTCGATACCGGTAGGCTGACGCTCGAACGCGACGGCCTCGCCGCTCGGCTCCCAGCCCGGTTCGGCCTCGTGCTGCTCGACGAAGGGCAGGACAGCGAAGGGAATGAGGACGAGACCGTCGCGGCGGCCCTCGCCGACCGGCTCGCCTTCCGCATCGACCTGAGCGGCGTCAGCCTGCGCGAGGCGCGGGCGACGGCATCACCGCGGGCAAAGGGGCCGAAGCCACGGGAGCCGCAGGCTCTAACGCCACCGGGACAGGCGCCGGACGATCCGGTCGCCACCCTGTGCGCCGTCGCGGAAGCCTTCGGCGTCGCATCCCTGCGGGCGCCGCTCCTCGCCCTCCGGGCCGCCCGGCAGATCGCGGCAGCGGCGTGCCGCGGGGAGCTGGGCGAGGCCGACCTGATCGAGGCGGCCCGGTTCGTGCTCGCCCCGCGTGCGACGCGGCTGCCCGCGCCGCCCCAACCCGACGCAGAGGCAGCGGACCCGCCGCCTCCGGAGCCGCATCCTCCGCGAGACGCTCAGCCAGAGCCCGACGACGCGACAGAGCGGAACGAGTCGATGGCGCAGACGCTCGACGAAACGGTGCTCGAAGCCGTCCGCGCCGCGTTGCCAAAAAATCTGCTGGCGCAGCTTCTCGCCGGCGGTCCGCCGCTGCGCGCGACGGCCGCCGGGCGGATGGGTGCGGCCTCCGCCTCGCCGCTGCTGGGCCGGCCTGTCGGCAGCCGTCCCGGCGACCCGCGCCGGGGGCGGCTCGACCTGATCGCGACGCTCCGCGCCGCCGCGCCCTGGCAGCGCCTGCGTCACGCCGGGGACAATGCGGGCCGCATCGTCGTCACCCCGGAGGATTTCCGGATTAGGCGGCTGAAGCGGCGCAGCGAGACCACGACGATCTTCTGCGTCGATGCCTCCGGCTCGGCGGCTCTGGAGCGGCTGGCGGAGGCGAAGGGCGCCGTCGAGTTGCTGCTCGCCGAGGCTTACGTCCGACGCGACCGGATCGCCCTCGTCGCCTTCCGCGGCACCGGTGCCGAGACCGTGCTGCCGCCGACGCGCTCCCTGGTGCGGGCCAAGCGCGCGCTCGCCGGACTGCCGGGCGGGGGCGGCACGCCGCTCGCCGCCGGGCTCGACGCCGCCGCGACCCTGGCGCTCGGCATCCGACGCGGCGGCGGAAGCCCGGTCATCGTCCTGCTCACCGACGGGCGCGCCAACGTCGCCCGATCCGGCCTCGGCGGCCGGGCGCTGGCTGGGGAGGAGGCGCTGGGCGCCGCCCGCCTGCTACGGACGCAGGGCCTGCCTATCCTCGTGATCGACACCGGTGCCCGCCCGGACGGCGCCCGCCGCCTCGCCGAAGTGGCACAGGCGCGCTACTGTCCGCTGCCCCACGCCGATGCGGGCAGCGTCAGCGCGGCGGTGCGCGCCGCCACAGCCTGA
- the bchO gene encoding alpha/beta fold hydrolase BchO yields MPLRNDDRPNWERDGRDWPHRAASRFVDAAGLRWHVQEFGEPGAPGLLLLHGTGAATHSWRGLAPLLAARGFRVLAPDLPGHGFTDPLPARRLSLPGMAEAVGDLAASLDLTPRLAIGHSAGAAVLARMCLERRIAPELLVALNGALTPFPGVASFLFPGIARMLFLNPVTPKVFAWSADRAAVRRLIDGTGSRLDPQGLDLYRRLFTRAGHVAGALGMMANWDLPALSRDLPRLGTRTLLIVGGDDKAIKPEDAFTLRERLPDARVELLRGLGHLAHEEAPERVADIILAEAGGRQAASA; encoded by the coding sequence TTGCCCCTCCGCAACGACGACCGGCCGAATTGGGAGCGCGACGGCCGCGACTGGCCGCACCGGGCCGCGAGCCGCTTCGTGGACGCCGCGGGCCTGCGCTGGCACGTGCAGGAATTCGGCGAGCCGGGGGCACCCGGCCTGCTGCTCCTGCACGGCACCGGGGCCGCGACGCATTCCTGGCGCGGGCTGGCGCCGCTCCTGGCCGCGCGCGGGTTTCGCGTGCTGGCGCCCGATCTGCCGGGCCACGGCTTCACCGATCCGCTGCCCGCCCGCCGCCTCTCCCTGCCGGGCATGGCCGAGGCGGTGGGTGACCTCGCCGCCAGCCTCGACCTGACGCCGCGCCTCGCCATCGGCCACTCGGCCGGCGCGGCCGTGCTCGCGCGGATGTGCCTCGAGCGACGCATCGCCCCCGAGCTGCTGGTGGCGCTCAACGGCGCGCTGACGCCGTTTCCCGGCGTGGCGAGCTTCCTGTTCCCCGGCATCGCCCGGATGCTGTTCCTCAACCCCGTCACCCCGAAAGTCTTCGCCTGGAGCGCCGACCGGGCCGCCGTACGCCGGCTCATCGACGGCACCGGCTCGCGCCTCGATCCGCAGGGTCTCGACCTCTACCGGCGGCTGTTCACCCGCGCCGGCCACGTCGCAGGTGCCCTCGGCATGATGGCGAACTGGGATCTTCCGGCGCTGTCGCGCGATCTGCCGCGGCTCGGCACCCGCACGCTGCTGATCGTCGGCGGAGACGACAAGGCGATCAAGCCGGAGGACGCCTTCACCCTCCGCGAGCGCCTGCCCGACGCCCGCGTCGAGCTGCTGCGCGGCCTCGGCCATCTCGCCCACGAGGAGGCGCCGGAGCGGGTGGCCGACATCATCCTCGCGGAAGCCGGTGGGAGGCAGGCTGCGTCGGCCTGA
- the crtI gene encoding phytoene desaturase family protein, with protein MLTLAVKPTDATGPDARPHAVVIGAGFGGLAAAIRLGARGYRVTVLERLDQPGGRARVHRQDGFTFDAGPTIVTAPFLFEELWRLCGRAMHEDATLVPMQPFYRIRFEDGESFAYSGDRAAMRAEVARFSPDDVAGYERFMAHSEAVCRVGFERLGHVPFGSVGAMLRIAPDLLRLSGHRSVYDVVARFIRDERLRTVFSFHPLLIGGNPFRASGIYCLIAHLERQWGVHFAMGGTGRLVDGLAGLIRGQGGTIRCGADVARIRVEGGAATGVELADGEDLSADIVVSNADSAFTYGTLLGGRTRRWSARRLARAASSMGLFVWYFGTRKKYPEVDHHMILMGPRYRALLQDIFDRKHLADDFSLYLHRPTATDPLLAPPGCDAFYVLAPVPNLAGGQDWTQRAEPYRQRIARFLEGSVLPGLSDALVTSRVTTPQDFSDDFLSFRGSGFGLEPVLTQSAWFRPHNRSEDVANLFLVGAGTHPGAGLPGVLSSARVLDSVVPDARVRA; from the coding sequence ATGTTGACACTCGCCGTCAAGCCGACTGATGCGACAGGCCCCGATGCCCGGCCGCACGCCGTCGTGATCGGCGCCGGCTTCGGCGGGCTGGCGGCGGCGATCCGGCTCGGCGCGCGCGGCTACCGCGTCACGGTGCTGGAACGGCTCGACCAGCCGGGCGGTCGCGCCCGCGTCCACCGGCAGGACGGCTTCACCTTCGACGCAGGGCCGACCATCGTCACCGCGCCGTTCCTGTTCGAGGAGCTGTGGCGCCTGTGCGGGCGGGCGATGCACGAGGACGCTACCCTCGTGCCGATGCAGCCGTTCTACCGCATCCGCTTCGAGGACGGCGAAAGCTTCGCCTATAGCGGCGACCGCGCGGCGATGCGGGCCGAGGTCGCCCGGTTCTCTCCAGACGACGTGGCCGGCTACGAGCGCTTCATGGCCCATAGCGAGGCCGTGTGCCGTGTCGGCTTCGAGAGGCTCGGCCACGTTCCGTTCGGGAGCGTCGGGGCGATGCTGCGGATCGCGCCCGACCTTCTGCGCCTGTCGGGCCACCGCAGCGTCTACGACGTGGTCGCCCGCTTCATCCGCGATGAGCGGCTGCGCACGGTCTTCAGCTTCCATCCGCTGCTCATCGGCGGGAACCCGTTCCGCGCCAGCGGCATCTACTGCCTCATCGCCCATCTGGAGCGGCAATGGGGCGTCCATTTCGCCATGGGCGGCACCGGGCGGCTGGTAGACGGCCTCGCCGGGCTGATCCGCGGGCAGGGCGGGACGATCCGCTGCGGCGCGGACGTGGCACGCATCCGGGTCGAGGGCGGGGCGGCGACAGGCGTCGAGCTGGCGGACGGCGAGGATCTCTCCGCCGACATCGTCGTCTCGAACGCCGATTCCGCCTTCACCTACGGCACGCTTCTGGGCGGCCGGACCCGGCGCTGGAGCGCGCGGCGTCTCGCGCGCGCCGCGTCCTCTATGGGGCTGTTCGTCTGGTATTTCGGCACCCGGAAGAAATACCCGGAGGTCGATCACCACATGATCCTGATGGGCCCGCGCTACCGCGCGCTGCTGCAGGACATCTTCGACCGCAAGCACTTGGCGGACGATTTCAGCCTCTACCTCCACCGCCCGACGGCGACCGACCCGCTGCTCGCTCCACCCGGCTGCGACGCCTTCTACGTGCTCGCCCCTGTGCCGAACCTCGCCGGCGGACAGGATTGGACGCAGCGCGCCGAGCCGTACCGGCAGCGGATCGCCCGCTTCCTCGAAGGCTCGGTGCTGCCGGGGCTCTCCGACGCCCTCGTCACCTCGCGGGTGACAACGCCGCAGGATTTCTCCGACGACTTCCTGAGCTTCCGCGGCTCGGGCTTCGGGCTCGAACCGGTGCTGACGCAATCGGCGTGGTTCCGCCCGCACAACCGCTCGGAGGATGTGGCGAACCTCTTCCTCGTCGGCGCAGGGACGCATCCCGGCGCCGGTCTGCCGGGTGTGCTCTCCTCGGCCCGTGTCCTCGATTCGGTGGTGCCGGATGCCCGTGTTCGTGCCTGA
- a CDS encoding phytoene/squalene synthase family protein, producing MPVFVPDPSAAGPGDWAACRAAIRAGSKSFFAASMLLPPKVRVSAYGLYAFCRLSDDAVDAAGGNRAASLARLERRLTAALAGRPADHPADRALAEVLARHAIPEALPRALLEGFAWDTQGRRYDTLSDLSAYAARVAGTVGAMMTLVMGVRDADALARACDLGVAMQFTNIARDVGEDARAGRLYLPRNWLDAAGIDPDAFLATPRLSPGLQRVLADLLTAADELYARAEPGIAALPLGCRPAIRAAGTIYAEIGRAVEANGLDAITRRARVSGAHKAGLLARAVLPAGRVPGLSAPPLPETAFLVQAVLHHPVPASRRLPPWWNVSGQVVRVLDLIEVLEERDAFRRSAPS from the coding sequence ATGCCCGTGTTCGTGCCTGATCCCTCCGCCGCCGGCCCCGGCGATTGGGCCGCCTGCCGGGCCGCGATCCGCGCCGGGTCGAAAAGCTTCTTCGCGGCCTCGATGCTGCTGCCGCCCAAGGTGCGGGTCTCCGCCTACGGCCTCTACGCCTTCTGCCGCCTCTCCGACGACGCGGTGGACGCGGCGGGCGGCAACCGGGCCGCTTCCCTGGCGCGGCTCGAACGGCGGCTGACGGCGGCGCTTGCCGGCCGCCCCGCCGATCACCCTGCCGACCGGGCGCTCGCCGAGGTCCTGGCCCGCCACGCCATCCCCGAGGCGCTGCCGCGGGCGCTGCTCGAAGGCTTCGCCTGGGACACGCAAGGGCGGCGCTACGACACCCTGTCGGATCTTTCCGCCTACGCCGCCCGCGTCGCGGGAACGGTGGGGGCGATGATGACGCTGGTGATGGGCGTGCGCGATGCGGACGCGCTCGCCCGCGCCTGCGACCTCGGCGTGGCGATGCAGTTCACCAACATCGCCCGCGATGTCGGCGAGGATGCCCGCGCCGGGCGTCTCTACCTGCCGCGGAACTGGCTCGACGCCGCCGGAATCGATCCGGACGCCTTCCTCGCCACCCCCCGGCTCAGCCCCGGCCTGCAAAGGGTCTTGGCCGACCTGCTGACGGCGGCCGACGAACTCTACGCCCGCGCCGAACCCGGCATCGCCGCGCTTCCCCTGGGGTGCCGCCCGGCGATCCGCGCCGCCGGCACGATCTACGCGGAAATCGGCCGCGCGGTGGAGGCGAACGGCCTCGATGCGATCACCCGGCGCGCCCGCGTCAGCGGCGCTCACAAGGCCGGACTCCTTGCTCGCGCCGTCCTGCCCGCGGGCCGCGTGCCGGGCCTTTCGGCACCGCCGCTGCCGGAGACGGCGTTCCTCGTGCAGGCCGTGCTGCACCATCCAGTCCCGGCCTCACGCCGCCTGCCGCCGTGGTGGAACGTCTCGGGTCAGGTCGTGCGGGTGCTCGACCTCATCGAGGTGCTGGAGGAACGCGATGCGTTCCGCCGTTCCGCGCCGTCGTGA
- the ureG gene encoding urease accessory protein UreG — translation MASLNGPLRVGIGGPVGSGKTALMEQLCRRFRDSYEICAITNDIYTKEDARILTVAGALPEERILGVETGGCPHTAIREDASINLAAVAEMRRRFPKLDLVLIESGGDNLAATFSPELADLTLYVIDVAGGEKIPRKGGPGITRSDLLIVNKTDLAPLVGADLSVMEADTRRMRGTRPYVFASLREGHGADTVARFIVEAGGLG, via the coding sequence ATGGCATCCCTCAACGGACCTCTGCGCGTCGGCATTGGCGGCCCCGTCGGCTCGGGCAAGACGGCGCTGATGGAGCAGCTCTGCCGCCGGTTTCGCGACAGCTACGAGATCTGCGCGATCACCAACGACATCTACACCAAGGAGGATGCGCGCATCCTCACCGTGGCTGGGGCGCTGCCCGAGGAGCGCATCCTCGGCGTCGAGACCGGCGGCTGCCCGCACACGGCGATCCGCGAGGACGCCTCCATCAATCTCGCGGCGGTGGCGGAGATGCGCCGCCGCTTCCCGAAGCTCGATCTCGTGCTGATCGAATCCGGCGGCGACAACCTCGCGGCGACCTTCTCGCCGGAACTGGCCGACCTCACCCTCTACGTCATCGATGTGGCGGGCGGCGAGAAGATCCCGCGCAAGGGCGGCCCCGGCATCACCCGCTCGGACCTGCTCATCGTCAACAAGACCGACCTCGCCCCGCTGGTCGGCGCCGACCTCTCGGTGATGGAGGCCGACACGCGGCGGATGCGCGGTACGCGGCCCTACGTGTTCGCCTCGCTGCGCGAGGGACACGGGGCGGATACGGTGGCGCGCTTCATCGTCGAGGCCGGGGGCTTGGGATGA
- a CDS encoding urease accessory protein UreF: protein MLIRTATITPMIDALRLMAWLSPTYPVGAFAYSHGLEWAVECGDVRDATTLSDWLGDVLERGAGRNDMILCAAAHRATEAGDGAGLVEINDLALALAPSRELHLETSQQGRSFLDATLRAWPCPALSTVAEHLAAEIAYPVAVGAAAGAHGVVREATVAAYGLAFVQNLVSAALRVAPVGQSAGTAVLAALTPQVAALAGTLQVGDLDALGSATLRLDLGSFRHETQYSRIFRS, encoded by the coding sequence ATGCTCATTCGCACGGCCACCATCACGCCCATGATTGATGCGCTGCGGCTGATGGCGTGGCTCTCGCCGACCTACCCGGTCGGAGCCTTCGCCTATTCGCACGGACTCGAATGGGCGGTGGAGTGCGGCGACGTGAGGGACGCCACCACCCTCTCCGACTGGCTCGGCGACGTGCTGGAGCGGGGCGCGGGGCGCAACGACATGATCCTCTGCGCCGCCGCCCATCGCGCGACGGAGGCGGGCGACGGGGCGGGACTCGTCGAGATCAACGATCTCGCGCTGGCGCTCGCCCCCTCGCGCGAGCTTCACCTGGAAACGAGCCAGCAGGGCCGCAGCTTTCTCGACGCGACGTTGCGGGCCTGGCCCTGCCCTGCTCTCTCGACCGTCGCCGAGCATCTCGCGGCCGAGATCGCCTATCCCGTCGCCGTCGGCGCGGCGGCCGGCGCGCACGGCGTCGTGCGGGAAGCGACGGTGGCGGCCTACGGCCTTGCCTTCGTCCAGAACCTCGTCTCGGCGGCGCTACGGGTGGCGCCGGTCGGCCAGAGCGCCGGCACAGCGGTGCTCGCCGCGCTCACGCCGCAGGTCGCTGCACTCGCGGGGACGCTTCAGGTCGGAGACCTCGACGCGCTCGGCAGCGCGACCCTGCGGCTCGACCTCGGTTCCTTCCGTCACGAGACGCAGTATTCCCGCATCTTCCGCTCCTGA
- a CDS encoding urease accessory protein UreE, translating into MIRATRVIRRDRLGSGEIVDRIVLDSNDRHRRRMAMRGVGGTAFLLDLAEATVLEDGDALALEDGRLVWVEAATEALLEIRAPSPHALKRLIWHIGNRHIPAEIGEEAVWIGHDHVLAEMVRGLGGSAEPVTRPFRPEGGAYAGGHGHDHAHSHGHHHAHD; encoded by the coding sequence ATGATCCGCGCCACCCGCGTCATCCGCCGCGATCGTCTCGGCTCCGGCGAGATCGTCGACCGCATCGTGCTCGATTCGAACGACCGCCACCGCCGCCGCATGGCGATGCGCGGCGTCGGGGGCACCGCCTTCCTGCTCGACCTCGCCGAGGCCACCGTATTGGAGGACGGCGACGCCCTCGCGCTGGAGGATGGCCGGCTGGTCTGGGTCGAGGCGGCGACGGAGGCGCTGCTCGAAATCCGCGCGCCCTCCCCGCACGCGCTCAAGCGGCTGATCTGGCACATCGGCAACCGGCACATCCCCGCCGAGATCGGCGAGGAGGCGGTGTGGATCGGCCACGACCACGTGCTCGCCGAGATGGTGCGGGGCTTAGGGGGCAGCGCCGAGCCGGTGACGCGGCCGTTCCGGCCCGAGGGCGGCGCCTATGCCGGCGGCCACGGGCACGACCATGCTCATTCGCACGGCCACCATCACGCCCATGATTGA
- a CDS encoding DUF29 domain-containing protein — translation MTKAALKPSSAADLYETDFYAWTQAQAELLRAGRFDELDLLNLIDEVASVGGSEKREIESRLDVLLAHLLKWKYQPGARTSSWQATLREQRMRIGRILKSSPSLKRYPAEVFSECYLSARLEAARETGIDFSLFPEQPPFTVEQALDPSFLPKEPGLLDPS, via the coding sequence ATGACAAAGGCCGCGCTTAAGCCGTCCTCGGCTGCCGATCTTTACGAGACGGATTTCTACGCCTGGACGCAGGCTCAGGCCGAACTGCTGCGCGCAGGCCGGTTCGATGAACTCGATCTTCTCAATCTGATCGATGAGGTGGCTAGCGTGGGAGGCAGCGAGAAGCGCGAGATCGAAAGCCGCCTCGACGTCCTCTTGGCGCATCTGCTCAAGTGGAAATACCAGCCCGGTGCTCGGACGAGCAGTTGGCAGGCCACGCTGCGGGAGCAGCGCATGCGTATCGGCCGAATTCTGAAGTCGAGTCCGAGCCTGAAGCGCTATCCGGCCGAAGTCTTCTCGGAGTGCTATCTCTCTGCGCGCCTTGAGGCAGCCAGAGAGACCGGCATCGACTTCAGCCTGTTTCCCGAGCAGCCACCCTTCACCGTCGAGCAGGCGCTCGATCCAAGCTTCCTGCCGAAGGAGCCTGGTCTCCTCGACCCATCGTAA